A region from the Desulfoglaeba alkanexedens ALDC genome encodes:
- a CDS encoding PilZ domain-containing protein, with protein MTVEKNRQEGDTPSGKPAPCEVTFTYEGQTRKGHTTHFSETGMMIFCREPAPLNTKLTLTIRIPGVEKPVKLSAEVVWTNIFGSEDAITPRGMAVKFLGLDAGLARMLFEVSAKYQVYGDPYAAYYS; from the coding sequence GTGACGGTAGAGAAGAACAGACAAGAGGGCGACACACCATCAGGAAAGCCCGCCCCATGCGAGGTCACGTTCACTTACGAAGGACAGACCCGGAAAGGGCACACCACGCATTTCAGCGAGACCGGCATGATGATCTTTTGCCGCGAACCCGCTCCGCTCAACACCAAGCTCACACTCACCATCAGGATCCCGGGAGTGGAAAAGCCCGTAAAGCTTTCGGCCGAAGTGGTCTGGACCAACATCTTCGGTTCGGAAGACGCCATTACGCCGCGCGGGATGGCGGTGAAATTTCTGGGACTGGATGCCGGGCTTGCCCGCATGCTTTTTGAAGTATCGGCCAAGTACCAGGTCTACGGCGACCCGTACGCCGCCTACTATTCATGA
- a CDS encoding manganese efflux pump MntP family protein, with protein sequence MNGLEIAFVAVALGCDAFAVGLGVGTRFCAPRQVFRLSFHFGLFQFLMPLLGWALSRNLVSVVQQWGPWVAFGLLSFIGGKMTVDGLKKDDRPPEECIDPTRGLNLVLLSLATSMDALGVGLSLGIMDRDLLRDAVVIGVVAGAMTWCAMKVGNRLSSRWGEWMEVAGGIILIGIAFNLLLA encoded by the coding sequence GTGAATGGGTTGGAGATCGCTTTCGTCGCTGTGGCCCTTGGCTGCGACGCCTTCGCCGTGGGGCTCGGCGTTGGCACCCGGTTCTGCGCTCCGCGCCAGGTCTTTCGGCTTTCCTTCCACTTCGGCCTTTTTCAGTTCCTCATGCCCCTGCTCGGATGGGCGCTCAGTCGCAACCTGGTGAGCGTGGTGCAGCAGTGGGGACCCTGGGTCGCGTTCGGCCTCCTGTCTTTCATCGGCGGTAAAATGACCGTCGACGGCTTGAAAAAGGATGATCGCCCGCCGGAAGAATGCATCGACCCCACCCGCGGCCTCAACCTGGTACTGCTATCGCTGGCGACCAGCATGGACGCTCTGGGCGTCGGGCTGAGCCTGGGGATCATGGACCGCGATCTGCTTCGGGACGCCGTGGTGATCGGGGTGGTTGCGGGAGCCATGACGTGGTGCGCCATGAAGGTGGGCAACCGACTGTCCTCTAGGTGGGGGGAATGGATGGAAGTCGCCGGCGGGATCATCCTCATCGGTATCGCCTTCAATCTGCTCTTGGCCTAG
- a CDS encoding AIR synthase-related protein, protein MIARLEIALKPDLFDAEGASLRRKVKDYFGWHVGGARVVKILTFDARLNRYELEAVRNEIFTNPVSQVSSFRPLAEAFDWAVWVGLRPGVRDTAGSVALEAVSDFLQRPMADDEAAYTSKLYLLSDTALDRTQVETVARELLANDIIQHWRVFSRSDWDLEAGVGMIVPKVMPAHEPRVAEIPIPSDEALRALSEERNLALNPRDIPVIRGYFLRESVLQERRRVGLSLPTDVELETISQARSDHCNHNTFRGKFHYRDLDTEETEVIDNLFKTCIQSPTLQIKEKKDWVVSVLWDNAGVARLDDDHLYVITGETHNSPSNMEAYGGALTGIVGVYRDPMGTGKGSRLIAGLYGYCVGPRDYAGPLRPHLHPRRLLDGVVEGVRDGGNKHGVPTVMGNLLYHPSYLGKCLVFVAAIGLMPRFVKGEPAEQKRPNPGDLIIMSGGRVGKDGIHGVTASSESYSESTPAGHVQIGDPYTQKKMHDFLLEARDEGLITFITDNGGGGLSSSVGESAHFAGGARVELDRVPLKYEGLDVWEIWVSESQERMTLAVRPEHLDRFMELSRLHEVESTVIGRYEATGKLHLLYREKTCAYLDLSFFAEDFPQWEFEAQWRGPKTRGLSEPVFSEPEDPAGILHRLLASPNLCSREWIQRQYDHEVQGTSVVKFLVGRNRDVPNDAVVLRPVLGSSRGLAVTQTLHPLYGIIDTYAMVAATIDESVRRLLAVGGRLDEIGGVDNFCWPNIQYDPETNPDGRYKAAQLVRANRALRDLCLAYEIPLLSGKDSMYVDGYLRGRFGERHKVSGLPTFQFTATTTVEDIRRCLTLEAKHPGDLVYLLGVTRDELGGSEYYDLFSYVGLNVPKVDPSAARDLYWTLEEAVRRELPASCRAVGKGGLAIHAAMVAFAGNLGLALDLAAVPADCSHRNDTLLFSESAGRFLVTVPPERRMDFEAIFRGLPFACVGKVMEDPRLTVRGVEGAVLFEEPISRLRASWQGLRQG, encoded by the coding sequence ATGATCGCTCGACTGGAAATCGCGCTCAAGCCCGACCTTTTCGATGCAGAAGGAGCGAGCCTCCGCCGCAAGGTGAAGGACTATTTCGGCTGGCATGTGGGCGGTGCCCGAGTCGTCAAGATCCTGACGTTCGACGCCCGCCTGAACCGCTACGAACTGGAAGCGGTTCGCAACGAAATCTTCACCAACCCGGTTTCCCAGGTGTCGAGTTTCCGGCCGCTGGCGGAGGCGTTCGACTGGGCCGTTTGGGTGGGTTTGCGTCCCGGCGTGCGCGACACGGCGGGAAGCGTGGCACTTGAAGCCGTTTCCGACTTCCTTCAGCGCCCCATGGCGGACGACGAAGCGGCTTACACGTCGAAGCTGTATCTGCTTTCGGACACAGCCCTCGACCGCACCCAGGTCGAAACCGTGGCCCGGGAGCTCCTGGCCAACGACATCATCCAGCATTGGCGGGTTTTTTCACGTTCCGACTGGGACCTCGAGGCGGGGGTGGGAATGATCGTCCCCAAGGTTATGCCGGCCCACGAACCTCGGGTCGCCGAAATACCGATCCCTTCCGATGAAGCCCTCCGAGCGCTCAGTGAAGAACGAAACCTGGCGCTCAACCCGAGGGACATCCCCGTGATCCGCGGCTACTTCCTGCGGGAGAGCGTGCTGCAAGAAAGAAGACGCGTGGGTCTTTCGCTTCCTACGGACGTGGAGCTGGAAACGATTTCCCAGGCTCGGAGCGATCACTGCAACCACAATACCTTCCGCGGGAAATTCCACTACCGGGATCTGGACACGGAGGAAACGGAGGTCATCGACAACCTCTTCAAGACCTGCATCCAGTCGCCGACGCTGCAGATAAAAGAAAAAAAGGACTGGGTGGTGTCGGTGCTCTGGGACAACGCCGGAGTGGCCCGGCTGGACGACGACCACCTCTACGTCATCACGGGGGAGACCCACAACAGCCCGTCCAACATGGAAGCCTACGGCGGCGCCCTTACCGGGATCGTCGGCGTCTATCGCGATCCCATGGGTACCGGAAAAGGATCGCGACTCATCGCCGGCCTCTACGGCTACTGCGTGGGGCCGCGGGACTACGCAGGTCCCCTCCGGCCGCACCTCCATCCCCGGCGGCTCCTGGACGGCGTGGTGGAAGGCGTCCGAGACGGCGGGAACAAGCACGGCGTGCCCACCGTCATGGGGAACCTCCTTTACCATCCATCCTACCTGGGCAAGTGCCTGGTCTTCGTCGCCGCCATCGGCCTCATGCCCCGGTTCGTCAAAGGCGAACCCGCGGAACAGAAGCGTCCCAACCCAGGCGATCTCATCATCATGTCGGGAGGGCGCGTGGGAAAGGACGGCATCCACGGGGTCACCGCATCCAGCGAAAGCTACAGCGAAAGCACGCCGGCGGGCCACGTCCAGATCGGCGACCCTTACACGCAGAAGAAGATGCACGATTTCCTTCTGGAGGCTCGGGACGAAGGGCTTATCACCTTCATCACCGACAACGGCGGGGGCGGGCTGTCCTCTTCCGTAGGCGAATCCGCTCATTTCGCCGGCGGAGCCAGGGTCGAACTGGACCGGGTTCCCTTGAAATACGAAGGGCTCGACGTCTGGGAAATCTGGGTTTCCGAATCCCAGGAACGCATGACCCTTGCGGTGCGGCCCGAACACCTGGACCGGTTCATGGAACTTTCCCGCCTTCACGAAGTGGAAAGCACCGTCATCGGCCGATACGAAGCAACGGGCAAGCTTCATCTCCTGTATCGAGAAAAGACGTGCGCCTACCTGGACTTGAGTTTTTTCGCCGAGGATTTTCCCCAGTGGGAATTCGAGGCGCAATGGCGGGGGCCGAAGACGCGGGGGCTTTCGGAACCGGTCTTTTCCGAACCCGAGGACCCGGCGGGCATCCTGCATCGACTGCTTGCGTCTCCCAATCTCTGTTCCCGGGAATGGATTCAGCGCCAGTACGACCATGAAGTTCAAGGGACCAGCGTGGTGAAGTTCCTCGTGGGCCGCAACCGGGACGTGCCCAACGACGCCGTGGTCCTCCGTCCCGTTCTCGGAAGTTCCAGGGGCCTGGCGGTCACTCAGACCCTCCACCCGCTGTACGGCATCATCGACACCTATGCCATGGTGGCGGCGACCATCGACGAATCGGTCCGCCGATTGCTCGCTGTCGGAGGCCGCCTGGACGAAATCGGCGGAGTGGACAATTTCTGCTGGCCCAACATCCAGTACGACCCTGAAACCAATCCGGACGGCCGCTACAAGGCGGCTCAACTGGTGCGCGCCAACCGGGCCCTTCGTGACCTCTGCCTCGCCTACGAAATCCCGCTCCTGTCCGGCAAGGACAGTATGTACGTGGACGGGTACCTGCGCGGGCGTTTCGGTGAACGCCACAAGGTTTCGGGCCTTCCGACCTTTCAGTTCACGGCCACCACCACCGTGGAAGACATCCGGCGTTGCCTCACCCTCGAGGCCAAGCACCCCGGCGATCTGGTCTACCTCCTGGGCGTGACGCGTGACGAACTGGGAGGCTCCGAATACTACGATCTTTTCAGCTACGTGGGGCTCAACGTTCCGAAGGTGGACCCCTCGGCGGCCCGGGACCTCTACTGGACCCTCGAAGAAGCGGTACGCCGGGAACTGCCGGCTTCCTGCCGAGCCGTCGGCAAGGGAGGGCTTGCGATCCATGCGGCCATGGTCGCCTTCGCGGGAAACCTGGGGCTGGCCCTTGACCTGGCCGCCGTTCCAGCCGACTGTTCCCACCGAAACGACACGCTGCTCTTCAGTGAATCCGCCGGCCGCTTCTTGGTCACCGTGCCGCCGGAGCGCCGGATGGATTTCGAAGCGATTTTCCGCGGTCTTCCGTTCGCCTGCGTGGGAAAAGTCATGGAAGATCCTCGGCTGACGGTAAGAGGGGTCGAGGGGGCGGTCCTCTTCGAGGAACCGATCTCAAGGCTCAGAGCGTCATGGCAGGGGCTCCGCCAAGGATAG
- a CDS encoding phosphoribosylformylglycinamidine synthase subunit PurQ, whose amino-acid sequence MGKVKALVLTGFGLNCDWETAHALERVGAHAERVHLNSLVTGGKTLAVYQVFVVGGGFSWADEHGAGVILAMRLKHRLGDAIREFIAKGGLILGICNGFQVLVNLGVLPAFDGVSFTREVALIHNDCGNFRDQWVHLAVNAESPCVFTRGLERLELPVRHGEGKFYAGTKVMEKLEANGQVVLRYAGADGAPAQGSFPENPNGSLNDIAGICDPSGRIFGLMPHPEAYHHWTHHPDWTLQKERLRRQNVRFSEEGIGLEIFRNAVHYASESHGA is encoded by the coding sequence ATGGGGAAGGTCAAGGCCCTGGTTCTCACCGGCTTCGGACTCAACTGCGACTGGGAAACGGCTCACGCCTTGGAGCGGGTCGGAGCCCACGCCGAAAGGGTCCACCTGAACTCACTGGTGACCGGTGGAAAGACCCTGGCCGTTTACCAGGTGTTCGTAGTGGGCGGCGGCTTTTCCTGGGCGGACGAACACGGAGCGGGGGTGATCCTCGCCATGCGCCTCAAGCATCGCCTGGGGGACGCCATCCGTGAATTCATCGCCAAAGGGGGCCTCATCCTCGGCATCTGTAACGGCTTCCAGGTCCTGGTGAACCTGGGCGTACTCCCCGCCTTCGACGGTGTTTCCTTCACACGGGAAGTAGCACTGATTCACAACGACTGCGGAAACTTTCGGGACCAGTGGGTACACCTGGCCGTCAACGCCGAATCCCCCTGTGTTTTCACGCGCGGGCTCGAACGCCTGGAACTTCCCGTGCGCCATGGGGAGGGGAAATTCTACGCCGGAACGAAGGTGATGGAGAAACTGGAAGCCAACGGCCAGGTGGTGCTCCGGTACGCCGGAGCCGACGGCGCACCGGCTCAGGGTTCCTTCCCGGAAAATCCCAACGGCTCTCTGAATGATATCGCCGGGATCTGCGATCCTTCCGGCCGGATCTTCGGCCTCATGCCGCACCCGGAAGCCTATCACCACTGGACCCATCACCCCGACTGGACGCTGCAGAAGGAACGGCTCCGGCGGCAAAACGTTCGATTTTCCGAAGAGGGGATCGGCCTGGAGATCTTTCGAAACGCCGTCCACTACGCCTCCGAAAGCCATGGAGCCTGA
- the purN gene encoding phosphoribosylglycinamide formyltransferase, with translation MPNDERLQTGKPAKVRLAVLVSGSGTNLQSLIDRSRQGFLNAEVVVVVSDRPGAYGLTRARDAGIHGHVVDYRSFMSGPLPAEPEEEVLDALDRRQRILKETDPSRRRSKLKRLVAAESAMIRILSAYRPDYICLAGFMRLLTPYFLDHWNREGDLRVINIHPALLPAFPGEHAYRDTFQYGCKLGGVTVHFVDEGEDTGPVIAQGAYPIWPYDDLERVERRGLQLEYEMYAQCVNWLAAGVLELEPTSSGRRRVIIRDPDYRRILGRWIEKAFAPHPDTWRRG, from the coding sequence ATGCCAAACGACGAGCGGTTGCAGACGGGAAAACCTGCAAAGGTCCGGCTGGCGGTGCTGGTATCGGGGAGCGGCACCAACCTTCAGTCCCTCATAGACCGAAGCCGACAGGGATTCCTCAACGCCGAAGTGGTGGTGGTCGTGAGCGACCGGCCCGGCGCCTACGGACTGACCCGGGCCCGCGATGCGGGCATCCACGGCCACGTGGTGGATTATCGTTCGTTCATGAGCGGCCCGCTGCCCGCGGAACCTGAAGAGGAAGTCCTGGACGCCCTGGACCGAAGGCAGCGCATCCTCAAAGAAACCGACCCGAGCCGGCGCCGTTCGAAACTCAAACGACTGGTCGCCGCCGAATCGGCCATGATCCGGATCCTCAGCGCCTATCGGCCCGACTACATCTGCCTTGCAGGTTTCATGCGGCTGCTCACCCCATATTTTCTCGACCACTGGAACAGGGAAGGGGACCTGAGGGTCATCAACATCCACCCGGCGTTGCTTCCCGCCTTCCCCGGGGAACATGCCTATCGCGACACCTTCCAATACGGGTGCAAGCTGGGAGGAGTAACGGTCCACTTCGTGGACGAAGGCGAGGACACCGGTCCGGTGATCGCCCAGGGCGCCTATCCCATCTGGCCCTACGACGACCTGGAAAGGGTGGAGCGGCGCGGCCTTCAACTGGAATACGAAATGTACGCTCAGTGCGTGAATTGGCTGGCCGCGGGCGTGTTGGAACTTGAGCCGACAAGTTCGGGGCGCCGGCGGGTGATCATTCGCGACCCCGACTACCGGCGCATTCTGGGCCGCTGGATCGAAAAGGCCTTCGCTCCACATCCGGACACCTGGCGGCGGGGCTGA
- a CDS encoding DegT/DnrJ/EryC1/StrS family aminotransferase, with translation MKFIDLEAQQARVRDLMEKGIQQVLDHQQFIMGPEIGRLEETLARYVGSPHAVGCGSGTDALLLALMAFDVGPGDAVLTTPFTFIATAEVIALLGATPVFVDIEPETFNLDPEALAETLQALQSGKPGPVPSAGDRRPPVPKGVIAIDLFGIPADYERITAVAEDAGLFVVEDAAQSFGAARRGRRCGSFGAVAATSFFPAKPLGCCGDGGMCFTADADLAGRMQSIRVHGQGKDRYEHLRIGINGRLDTLQAAVLLAKFTIFPDEIERRGAVARNYGRVLRERSIPLRTPVVPEGVTPAWAQYSVLAEDSTHRDRCREALHAAGIPTAVYYPVPLHLQPAFAFLEYRKGQFPVSEDTAERIFSLPMHPYLSEEDQQRIAEVLAAV, from the coding sequence ATGAAATTCATCGATCTGGAGGCGCAGCAGGCTCGCGTGCGCGACCTCATGGAAAAGGGCATCCAGCAGGTGCTCGACCACCAGCAATTCATCATGGGGCCCGAAATCGGCCGGCTTGAAGAAACCCTTGCCCGATATGTCGGATCGCCCCACGCCGTGGGCTGCGGCTCCGGAACCGACGCCCTCCTGCTGGCCCTCATGGCCTTCGACGTGGGACCGGGCGACGCCGTTCTCACCACTCCGTTCACCTTCATCGCCACCGCCGAAGTGATCGCGCTGCTTGGAGCCACCCCGGTGTTTGTGGACATCGAGCCCGAAACCTTCAATCTGGACCCCGAGGCGCTCGCTGAAACCCTCCAAGCCCTCCAATCGGGGAAACCGGGTCCCGTCCCGTCGGCCGGCGATCGGCGGCCGCCGGTGCCCAAGGGGGTCATCGCGATCGACCTTTTCGGGATTCCCGCCGATTACGAACGCATCACCGCCGTTGCAGAAGACGCCGGCCTTTTCGTTGTTGAAGATGCGGCCCAGTCTTTCGGGGCCGCCCGGCGCGGCCGCCGCTGCGGGTCTTTCGGAGCGGTTGCCGCGACGTCCTTTTTTCCCGCCAAGCCGCTCGGCTGCTGCGGCGACGGCGGCATGTGCTTCACCGCCGACGCGGATCTGGCCGGCCGCATGCAATCCATCCGGGTTCACGGCCAGGGGAAGGATCGGTACGAACATCTTCGGATCGGGATCAACGGGCGGCTCGACACCTTGCAGGCGGCGGTCCTTCTCGCCAAGTTCACCATCTTTCCAGACGAAATCGAGCGCCGCGGCGCCGTCGCTCGAAACTACGGGCGGGTCCTTCGCGAAAGATCGATCCCTCTTCGAACGCCCGTCGTGCCGGAAGGCGTGACACCCGCCTGGGCGCAGTATTCGGTCCTTGCGGAAGACAGCACTCATCGCGACCGCTGCCGCGAAGCGCTCCACGCCGCGGGAATCCCCACCGCGGTCTACTATCCGGTGCCACTGCACCTCCAGCCCGCCTTCGCCTTCCTCGAGTACCGCAAGGGGCAGTTTCCGGTGTCGGAGGATACGGCGGAGAGGATTTTCAGCCTTCCGATGCATCCCTACCTGAGCGAGGAAGATCAGCAGAGGATCGCCGAGGTCCTGGCGGCCGTCTGA
- a CDS encoding Hsp70 family protein, producing MTTRGGNGGDFPLHRYVVGIDLGTTNSAVAYASLKGEATEGARRRLRVFEVPQLVNPGEVKRRTILPSFLYLPGAYDLPEGAAALPWDPDRDYVVGEFAREQGALVPGRLVSSAKSWLCHGGVDRTAPILPWGAGDDVPRVSPVEAACRYLQHIREAWNHVMAGGDEEAFLENQLVLLTVPASFDEVARELTVEAARKAGLPRVILLEEPLAAFYDWLSRNEGTWRSQMTAGQLILVCDVGGGTTDFTLVTVRSGEKGLRFDRLAVGDHLMLGGDNMDLTVARRLEMRLLGKPGSLDARRWHQLCHQCRRAKETLITAETSTKSMDVTVMGVGGKLIAGTLKGTLTVEEVEEWILEGFFPYCPPDIRPKGGRRTGITEWGLPYVQDPAVTHHLAAFWRKHLDLVRRETGRSVLFPDFVLFNGGALIPGRIRRRLRETVGSWFRKEAGADWLPEELSNPHPDLAVSLGAAYYGLVRLGEGVRVGAGSPRAYYVAVASAEASESEGAGDRKAVCLVPRGTEEGYESELESPVFEVLANQPAAFQLFSSSTRLGDRQGEVTEPAEEEITVLPPIRTVLKYGRKGEAQTLPVRIGVRLNEIGTLELWCQSLRSPHRWELQFDVRRQADSVEPQPGETLDVSLIDAARRAVLETFRPSKAGAVGSRPEGLLKTLVSILDLPKEKWPTSLIRKLADSLLECRDQRALTPQHEARWLNILGYCLRPGFGDPLDEWRMREVWKLYPQGVKFHRNLQCRNEWWIFWRRVSGGLTAGQQWHIYQQVAPSVLPPEGKARRAGRKPGLKVSPQEELEVWMMLASFERLPVDAKTVLGRAMIERLAARKPRPQELWTLSRIGSRVPVYGPLDRVVPAREAAAWMRRFLEAHPEPDEQAAHALIHMVRLTGDRARDVSENDRNVLAARLEKLPSGSARLLALLNDPSHSLDASEWNWIFGESLPVGLRIRSEDRRQEAKVPEAAGREQPS from the coding sequence ATGACGACAAGAGGTGGAAACGGGGGTGATTTTCCTCTGCACCGTTACGTGGTGGGCATCGACCTGGGAACCACCAATTCGGCCGTAGCCTACGCCTCGCTGAAAGGTGAAGCGACGGAAGGGGCGAGGCGAAGGCTCCGCGTGTTTGAAGTCCCGCAGCTGGTGAATCCCGGCGAGGTGAAGCGTCGAACGATCCTTCCATCCTTCCTGTATCTTCCCGGGGCCTACGATCTGCCGGAAGGCGCCGCCGCACTCCCCTGGGATCCGGATCGCGATTACGTGGTGGGTGAATTCGCTCGGGAACAAGGGGCGCTGGTTCCCGGCCGCCTGGTTTCTTCCGCCAAGTCGTGGCTCTGCCACGGGGGCGTCGACCGGACTGCGCCCATCCTGCCTTGGGGCGCGGGGGACGACGTGCCCAGGGTGTCGCCCGTGGAGGCGGCTTGCCGCTACCTGCAGCACATCCGGGAAGCCTGGAACCATGTCATGGCCGGGGGCGATGAAGAGGCCTTCCTGGAAAACCAGCTGGTGCTCCTCACCGTTCCGGCCTCCTTCGATGAAGTGGCCCGGGAACTCACCGTGGAGGCGGCTCGGAAAGCCGGCCTGCCAAGGGTCATCCTTCTCGAAGAACCTCTGGCCGCCTTCTACGACTGGCTTTCCCGAAACGAAGGCACCTGGCGGTCGCAGATGACGGCGGGCCAGTTGATCCTGGTCTGCGACGTGGGAGGAGGCACCACGGACTTCACCTTGGTGACGGTACGTTCCGGCGAGAAGGGCCTGCGCTTCGATCGACTGGCGGTCGGCGACCACCTCATGCTCGGCGGCGACAACATGGACCTCACCGTGGCGCGCCGGCTCGAAATGCGCCTTCTGGGAAAACCCGGATCCCTCGATGCCAGGCGGTGGCACCAGCTGTGTCACCAGTGCCGCAGGGCCAAGGAGACGCTCATTACCGCGGAAACCTCTACCAAGTCCATGGACGTGACCGTCATGGGAGTCGGCGGGAAACTCATCGCCGGGACCCTCAAGGGGACCCTTACGGTCGAGGAAGTGGAAGAATGGATCCTCGAGGGTTTTTTCCCTTACTGCCCGCCGGACATTCGTCCCAAGGGAGGTCGTCGAACCGGCATCACCGAGTGGGGGCTTCCTTATGTCCAGGATCCGGCGGTGACGCATCATCTGGCGGCCTTCTGGAGAAAGCACCTGGACCTGGTGCGGCGGGAGACGGGCAGAAGCGTCCTTTTTCCCGACTTCGTTCTCTTCAACGGCGGTGCTCTGATTCCAGGCCGGATCCGGCGGCGCCTCCGGGAAACGGTGGGATCCTGGTTCCGCAAGGAAGCGGGAGCGGATTGGCTCCCCGAGGAGCTTTCCAACCCGCATCCGGATCTGGCGGTGAGCCTGGGGGCCGCCTATTACGGGCTGGTGCGGCTGGGCGAAGGGGTCCGAGTGGGAGCCGGAAGTCCCCGGGCGTATTATGTGGCTGTGGCATCGGCTGAGGCTTCCGAATCCGAAGGCGCCGGTGACCGAAAGGCGGTGTGCCTGGTGCCGCGGGGAACCGAAGAAGGCTACGAAAGCGAACTGGAATCTCCCGTCTTCGAAGTCCTCGCCAATCAGCCGGCGGCCTTTCAGCTCTTCAGTTCCAGCACGCGGCTCGGCGACCGCCAGGGCGAAGTAACGGAACCGGCGGAGGAGGAAATCACCGTGCTGCCGCCCATCCGCACGGTTCTCAAATATGGCAGGAAGGGTGAGGCTCAGACCCTTCCCGTTCGGATCGGCGTGCGGCTGAACGAAATCGGAACCCTGGAACTATGGTGCCAGTCGCTGCGGAGCCCTCACCGCTGGGAGCTCCAGTTCGATGTGCGCCGGCAGGCCGATTCCGTGGAGCCGCAGCCGGGCGAAACGCTTGACGTGTCCCTCATCGACGCGGCCCGCAGGGCCGTCCTGGAAACCTTCCGCCCGTCAAAGGCGGGAGCCGTTGGATCCCGCCCGGAAGGACTGCTCAAAACCCTGGTCTCCATTCTCGATCTTCCCAAGGAAAAATGGCCCACGTCCCTCATCCGGAAACTCGCGGACAGCCTGCTCGAATGCCGCGATCAGCGCGCTCTCACGCCGCAGCACGAAGCCCGCTGGCTGAACATCCTGGGCTACTGCCTGCGCCCGGGTTTCGGCGACCCGCTGGACGAATGGCGGATGAGAGAGGTGTGGAAGCTCTATCCCCAAGGCGTGAAGTTCCACAGGAACCTCCAGTGCCGGAACGAATGGTGGATTTTCTGGCGTCGCGTTTCCGGTGGACTGACGGCCGGCCAGCAATGGCACATATACCAGCAGGTGGCTCCGTCGGTGCTGCCTCCGGAAGGAAAGGCTAGGCGAGCGGGGAGGAAGCCGGGACTCAAGGTGAGCCCCCAGGAAGAGCTGGAAGTCTGGATGATGCTGGCAAGCTTTGAACGGCTGCCGGTGGATGCCAAGACCGTCCTGGGCCGTGCCATGATTGAGCGGCTCGCGGCCAGAAAGCCGCGTCCGCAGGAACTCTGGACCCTCAGCCGGATCGGTTCCCGAGTCCCTGTCTACGGCCCACTGGACCGGGTGGTCCCCGCACGGGAGGCTGCGGCGTGGATGCGGCGATTCCTGGAAGCGCACCCCGAACCCGACGAGCAGGCGGCGCACGCGCTCATCCACATGGTGCGGCTCACCGGAGACCGCGCCCGGGACGTTTCCGAAAACGATCGAAACGTGCTGGCCGCTCGGCTGGAAAAACTCCCATCGGGGAGTGCCCGCTTACTGGCCCTGCTCAACGATCCCTCACACTCCCTCGACGCCTCCGAATGGAATTGGATCTTCGGTGAATCGCTCCCGGTGGGGTTGAGAATCCGCTCGGAGGACCGGAGGCAGGAGGCGAAAGTCCCCGAGGCCGCCGGCCGGGAGCAACCGTCCTGA